Sequence from the Microplitis demolitor isolate Queensland-Clemson2020A chromosome 2, iyMicDemo2.1a, whole genome shotgun sequence genome:
ataaaaattcaaaaatgcatatttagataattgaaaaattcgcgcgcacattttttaaagattcattatttaaatttattaatttattaatttaaaatttaaaaattttctgatgtctgctacattcatactcataaaatttcagtaaatgtggtcattattttttttataaatgataattttaaatcatcagaataaaatattactgatAGTCTTGAGGTcagcagacaattaataattttaagatttttttttaacaaataaattacaaaaaaaaaaaaaaaaaaaaaaaaaaactaaaaatatgcacatgtagaaaatttcaaaaactgtaggtgcattttttaaaaaattcaaaaattattagacagctaatttcagtatcactAGATTAACTTGGAGTTTTTTATCAGgaaacgataaaataatttcatgcaactaaataaatataaattacacatACTTtgttttatacatttatatacaagTTTTTCGCAATGATATCTCTCAATATCTTCCTTCCCCTCTTTCATCAATAATGTATTTGTTATACTTCTAGTTTTTAACTTTCGTCTCTCAGGATAGAGATCATGTCCCCAAAGTTCCCCATGCTCATCAGGAATTGTTTTTCTTGGAGGTGGTGTATAAGGTTtctcttcatttttatcattttcagaCATTATCTatacacttattaatttttaacaacaatACTTTTCATTCGcagcaattttatttattaatattatttttttttttatcaattataaaataaatgaataaccggcaaatattttttttttaggttaacTCACGAAGTTGATGATGAAATCCTCGAAATTCATGCGTATCGGTAGTAGATATAGAGATACAGGGCGcgaaatgtcaatttttaattaaaattcaaaagctaaccctaaatatttttgtaaaaatttattgttttgaggacacaaaattatttttcatttacatggatttattttataaatatattttggtatttagattatttataaattaaattatgaagattattaaatttaatataaattttatactaaaaaattatattaaatatgccCAGAGTAAAATTTGGACaaaatcaagtaaattttatttttatttttaaatattttacatttttattattaattatgaatataaaaatatgatgtattataaatatataagaatatgactatcaaaataatttataatttatcataaatttaaattaaatgaataattttaaatttgcgcAGAAGCgggcatttttttattcaaatcgggtaaaaaaaaattatatataattatatctgaaaaattgcacaatataattacatataattatacataatcacatatttgaatttcaaacagTTTCTATggtttaaaaagaaattaaagagATTTTTGCCTTTTAGAagtattttgtattttgtattttagaagtactttgtattttatattaatgacataattatataaaattgtatgtaattatgtataattacatacaattaTGTATACGAaaccattatatatatttgtatataattagatatgaattgcatataattatatataattttttttacccgggagACATTTAatctttagtttaaatttgttgaattttcaaattattgttaGAGAATAGAGGCACCATTTTTGGCTACTTTTGAAcacctgaaaaatttaaataaactaattagtAAAGTACGCAATGacatgattaatttataaatgtataacaagatacttttatcacacTGTTATAGTATACGTTTTACCTGATTTAcctgataaaattaaaattttttaaactttaattcaTATTGAGTGGTTTAAGCTCACGTCAATTAAAAGTGAGCGGGTAATGAGTGTTATTTtatatgacaataattttttttaggtcgatttacaaaacgaaataataaatttaaaacgacAATTAACGATAACATTGGATGAAAATCATCTGCTTAAAGTTAAAATTCGTAGATTGgaaaatgaaataagaaaaaaagacaagtatattgattatttttttattaaaaatagagaACAGGTATTCGTTTATGATGTATTGATTAAATACCTAATTTATAGTGTAATTTAActgtaataatttgttttttaattaagagtttTGACAATAGAAGAATTATTTacgaaaaaacatcaaatgctattcagaaattgaaaaaagaaaatgatgatCTGAAAGAACTGATATTGAAGCGTGACATTGAAGATCAAAAACGTGAATATGATATCAAAAGGATGCTTCTTTACGGACAAACTGATAAAGTAATTAtcatacattttacatttacttgtataaaaattatactaataTATGATGTCACGATTCCTCTATCAGACCTTGATCGAATATTGGGTCTATTGCTAATTATAactacaattaaaataattaaatttttactagacTTATAGAAAACCTTTACGAAAATCATCCCATTCATTGAATCATGATCTACCTGGAGTAAAAAAACTAGAAAGTTTATCAGATTCAAATacaatatcaaaaaatgtctatCGTACGtttgctgaaaatttatataacttaGAAAGTAccaaagattatttaaattcgctGTTTACAACTCGTGCTGACGTTGAAAAACTTGTCGACACTATTAATAATCTCAAGGAACAACAAGATATcgacagaaaaataattcatgcacgagagtataaaaatttcttagcaaaaaaattaattaattaattatttaaaataaataataagttacttttttttttagttcggAAATAATTCGACTGGCATcagaattaaatgaaataaaagagCAACTgagtatagaaaaaatatcaagcTCTTTATCTCCAATTGTGAAACATGATTACAGCaattcaaagaataaaaagtttgatAGAAGTAAGCGCTGCACTATCGAGTCTGCTGAGTTTGAATCGAGTCATAAACCTAAAGATATCAAAGTTGAACGGAAACCAATAAAACAtaaaacgtaaatattttttttacttacagtAAATGTTTAgtaattgacatttttaatatttaaaaattaataattgataatagaTCAAGGCGATTAGAGCCAGTGTGGGAATTAAGTGAAAACGAACTGTCAAGTGTGAGTGATAAATCAGAAACGGAATTATATAATGAAGATATATCAAAAAAGACggaaattgaatatattatagatTCCGAAGTGAGCTCTGACGGTGaagacatatatttattaaataatctggGGTCTTATCATCGGAAAACAATCGGTACCATGTCGAATAATAgaaatgattaattacattaatgggttatttaaatttattaccatattaataaatatatttattacaaataatcatttgttattaaatacttgattattattatacttaaagTATAAAGGGTATACTTTTTAAAACgtcagtttaataattaattaataaataaatatcgatatttatttaatgcaagttgattattatatttaaaatatcaactgatattaataaaagataaaaatataaactttaataaGTAGATAATTGAGATAATTGTCTTGCTGGGCAAGGATGTTTCAGTCTGATAGATTATGACTTAAAGTAATTCCTGATTGCCTTacgtcattaattattattaaattttttttttctttttttattttgattacaaAGTCAAATagtctaaaatatatattttaatatttaaaatagtatcgatacattatatttaatgaatgaGTGCTAGACAATaaaaagatcaaaaaaatttagtaatcgataaattttaaatgactgaatatttatagaatataaattacgGTGTCAGGATTAAATATCACTCATatcacacaaaaaaatatcaatgcctaaatatcatataaaaaaatatgtaacgTTTAATCAGAATATCATGCGTAAAAAAATCGTGTACATACAGATATTTAATGgctagtatattttattttaataaatgtgatattttttcatgatatttAAACATTGCGATATTTGCGGAAGCGATAATTTATCATATGATATTTTGGCGTGTGATATTATGACTGATATTTAGACATGTAACCAAAAATACATGATTAAgtatatactattattattataatgactAAAGCTTTAAGTACTTAAGTAACATTACGTAAGTCtacgtaataattattaattataaaataatattttcaaaagcgtttgaggcaaaaaaaatttataaagtttgtaattaataGTGATTAATTACGCTTGCTTAATATTGCGATTCATCAGTTGATTGTACAGTGATTTAAAAGTTGACTGGGCTCGTCCTTTGTGTCGAAGTCCTGGCAATAGTAAAACTACCATCACTGTTTAAATCAATAGagtacattaataatttaaatattattttattctatttatttgaatttcaacttacgtgttaaataaatgagtagtaaattatttacgaCATTTCCTATCCATGCCAAGAGACTCAGGCATAAAGTTATTGATCCATagtactaaataaatataaacaaattatttttatataaaaaactgGGTGTTCATATTACAGTTTACTTGATTAGTGATCACTGATCACTGGCTTTAGGCCCTGAGTTTAAAACCACAAGggcatagaatttttttcaactgaaaatatttggtgttgattaaaaataaaaataaacttacgaAATTCGGACGATTGCTACGAGcattaagtataaatttccAAATAGCTTGGgcttgtaataaaatttcgcTGACACTTTGACAAATTTCATCTAATTTACGTTCTTTCTGTCCATTCCAAGCACTAGAAGAAATAAAAGTCGAGGCAACAATCGGCACCAAGTAGTCAGCCAGAGCCAGTAATAATAAAGTCATTGATACTATCGTCAAGAACGCGGGTTCCATCATCCAAATCATactataaatcaaaatttaaataaaattattatcaataaaatcaaAGTACACTTAGAGAATAAATAACTTTCAGAAATATTAGCTCagagctaaaaaatttaaaagtaatgagCTTCCTGAGATTAAAAACAGTGGGGTTTTTCCGTAGGGTCAACcgtttttaagattttttttttttttggaattttgtgAATAAATTTCGGTTTTCTTCtgtcaagaaaattattctttaacttAAGAGGCAACGTCAAccgattttcaatttaatttaattcacagacaaaaactggaaaaaaatagaaagtcTTTAGCGTTTTAACAgcggattaaaaatttcatattttcaaaaattctcatTCGTCTCcgagaaaaattgttttaaaattctaatttactCCACGAGTAAAACTGTAGAAGATTTTTCTGAGTGAGAAAAAAGTCCGGTGACGTTTCCCcttgtatataaaattaataataataaaaattttcattgacacttgagaaaatattatttttacaagttatttttttttcaatgtattaataattaaccacAATATTAATCAgcttacaaaaatattaatgatgtaGCACCAAAAATAAGACCAGGATACCAAGATTTTTCCCATAGAAGAATAGAATTTAATGGCAAAATAATTTCTCTCCAacattccatttttttttaagctgcTTCATACACTTAtcctaaaaattaattacattaatcataactataaataatttttgaatgattcTTTAATTATCAGACACTTAACAATGTTCCaattttttccaacaaatttgAGTGTGAATAcagcagacatcagagaaattccaagttattaaatagattaaataattaataaaattaaatttaaatatttaaaaattaatcagtgcattttaaaaattattaactctatttataattttaaatttctttgacgtctgctacattcacctttcaaataaatcccaaaaaaatcaaaatcaaaataagcagatgtagaaatttaaaaaaactacaatgcaatttttttaaatgctctTTTTGATTCCAAATATAtcgtttctaaaaaaaaaccaaaatttaaaCCTCCGCTAACTTGAGTGCcacaactttatttttaaattacataaaaaattaccttgtCAGAGTCCagcattttgaattttttattcccaAAATTTATGtgtcaattataaataaaccgGTGACTGATACAATTcttcaattacttacaaagacttcaatcaataaattcaatcatCATAAATTCGCTGTTCaatatctaataaaataaaataaaaccagtgatttaattattggtaaaaataattccaataatactaaaaagtaattatcaataaacgtcaataaataaaccatgacttaaacaattaaataaaataataaacttacaaTTCTCTAAGTAGATTATCACCCAGTAGTCAGAcaagtaagttttattttgatatttattgtgtattagtaatttaatactGCGTGTTagtgataatgatgataatcaaTGACAATGACTTTGATAATATCCAAGTAATACTGGTAATAGTGGTGGTAATTGTGATCGTTGTCCTGTCGACGTTGATGATGTTGGTAGAAATGAACCTGATGTCTTTGTGATGTTGGTAGAAATGatgtgttgaaaatttaagtaaaaaaaaagtagtggGTCTTGAAGCCTGTGGTGGTAAAAATTGTCATGTGTCATCAGCATCagtgataaaatttacatCTGTGTAACTGGTGGTGGAAACTGGAGGtaaattagaagaaaaaaaaaaggaagtagGTAGCAAGTAGAGGGTGAAAAGTGCCTGGGTTTGAGATTAACTACAAAACGCATCGTGATTGGTCAGCTGTTCAAAATGTTGGTTATTGCGGGCGATGCCATGCCGATGTTGTGACGTTAAAGATTTTAATCGCTTGCATACACTAGTAATAAACGTATTATTCAgttggtttttattttatttaacagacCTGGGGGTGAACATTTAACACCAAGGATGAGTTCGgtaagaatttgaattttaatacctgggataataaatataataatatttttattgagatGCTCGGTTGTTTACCTCTGGGTAAACTCTTGTGCATACGCGAGCATGAGGGCGACAAAAATTTAACGCGGGAGAAATTTATTGTCAGAGTTTTTGTTTCAGATATCGAATGTCGAGAATTTTTCACCACAAATTATACGGAGGGTAGCCAAAGAAATGACAGAACTGGTCAGCCATCCTCCTGAGGGCATTCGGGTTATCATTAATGATGAAGATGTCACTGACATTCAGGCTGTCATCGAGGGACCTGGTGAGTGTCCTTTCACCTCGTGCtattcattgttttttattttatcactgaacaaatgacattttgtgaattaaaatAGTTGGTAATTATTAGTGGAATTGATTGTTTGAtgtgaacaattttttttcagctggTACTCCTTATGCGGACGGTCATTTCAGAGTTAAACTTGCTCTAGGCAAGGACTTCCCTCAAGGTCCTCCTAAAGCTTTCTTCCTTACCAAAATCTTCCATCCAAATGTTGCGAAAAATGGAGAAATTTGTGTCAACACCTTGAAGAAAGATTGGAAGTCTGATCTTGgaataaaacatatattattagtgagttattatttattttttaaatatctcgttaagtaagagacccagtacccgatTACTCTATGTATTTCTATACGTATATTTACTAAGTGTAGATGTACAAATGTATGCAGTGATCAGGTACTAGTTCTTTAACTGAGTACTATTTCCCCGTGGGATACTAGTTTCCTGATAaggtactaggtcttttaacttacaagtaatttttttttaatcttaaataAAAGACCTAGTACTCGATTACAGAATCAGTACTCGACCCAGGAACTAGTACACGATCACTCCAAGTATGTTTGTGATCGTTAAGTAAATTCatcatcaattataattatatttagcaacataaaattttttaaatccatacTTAAACTCATGACTTCATCAAGAGTtttgaagaataaaataaaaaatattgcatCTGATAATCCTTTCCCGCTATTATCATcgatataattatacaaataatcagtaatgataattttatattaattatgtaaaatgtttatttttaaagactGTCAAGTGCCTACTCATCGTACCTAATGCCGAATCTGCCTTGAATGAAGAGGCAGGGAAAATGCTTCTTGAGAAATACGATGATTATTCCGAAAGAGCTAAAATGATGACCGAAATTCATGCTCAagtaagttattaataaattaaattaattataataatctataTCGTTATTCATATTCATCATAGTCAATATTACATAGTACTGATAGTCGCAGATATCCGACATTTTTAGTGTTTTTATAAACacgttaattataattaagaaaaaattattgaaaatttgcacaaaaatttttacctagTAGAAGATCTAGTATCCGATCAGGAAACTGATACCCtatcactcatatatttactaaatataactgtacaaatacatgagtgatcagGTACTAGTTGTCTGATCGAGTACGAGATCTTTtaccttataaatattttatttatttatttaaaagaaaaaaaaagttatgtctGCTACTgtcagtattaaatattatatatcaatagcgggaaaaaattattaatatgaaatatgtttacattattattaacgtTTCGTCTTCTTCAGGGCTCTATTTAGCTGACTAATAactacaatttaaattaatatttatatttcaaaaaataataactactgtttatttttaccaccatgtcttgtttttatattttttatttaatttcattgtcTTGCTCTGAAGAAGTCAATTCCAATGAAACGTTTGGTGTTTAGTAAACATATTGCATATgtgtataatatttatgataatatatttacaatgaaaattgaaataattatttaacaggGAGGTGGAAAAGGCAGTAAAGTTGGTCTCGAGAGCTGTACCTCCTCTGAAATTGGCGGACCTCTTCCTAAAAAACACGCaagtgacaaaaaaataaccgctgagaaaaagaaaatgttgaGAGATAAGAAGAGAACGCTCAAGcgattataaataagttattaatatttaatctaaTCCTTATCGATCCTGtcctttataaaaaaaacaaaaaaaaattcttcggTGTGGTTTCAAATGTCTAATACCCAATAACTTTATAGAGAAAAccttaacatttaaatttaaaaaaaaattgttttttctttcatgactgataattatcattaagtATTTAGACTTTACGATCAACTAATATTTTGCTTATTAATTTCTtctcaagtaattttaaaatatcattacattaaattatcatttttttcaccagatttattttaaattgcataAATTAAATCGTAGCCCTTCATTATGTTCacgtagaaaatatttttacaaacatgtacaaaataataataataattatattaataataataataataataataataataataataataataataatgtcgtAATTAGATGAGTTTTACTCAAATAAAATGCTTTCACACAAatcaaaattgtttaaattattatcatgtaACATTTactagtaataaatataaatattactcatttttttttaatttatttaaattttaattataattatatgaaataaattttaactttttattgaaagaaacaaattattagataTTAAGGGCATTTtcagacaaaaaatttacgtaattTTACTGCTTAAGAGGTAGTTGGGGTGGCTTGCAACTTTTTGCTACCTTATCAGCATCTCTATGcgaaacatttcaaaaatctattCACCCCGTAAACTTTCTACTCTATACatgtcgaatttttttgaaaattttttttcacatagaTTAGAgcttaaaaaactttcttatatactaataaaaatgaaggaaaaaatattggaataaatgaagtcaatttttaaaattcagaaACCATTTTATTATCTCCTGGCTGAAAATAGTTTTGGATTCAGTCTTCAACCACATTATGGCTTTAGGTTGTTTCAGTTATGTATTATTTTctctgtaattaaatatattttaacgcATTCATTAATCAAAATGCATTTGTCCCACTGTGACATTActttactcattatttttgtCACTTATTCAAACTATCAACGCATAAGTATACTAAGACAAGAGATTCATGTTAAATAATCTCACAGCcttaataaactatttattaattaagacaTGAGATCGCagataaacttttaattattaaaataatttaaaactaaaataaaaaaattatatttaaaaaaaaatttatttaattatttttgctttaaaaattaatcaattttagttttgttaaatagttataataaaaagcattataaaataaaaatgtgctCGTACTTTGGATAATGAATAAGCTCGAGATAAATtcaatctatattttttttttttacttttcaattaGTATTCGTCACACGCACGTGAAGATTACATACAAAATtcataagtattttataaatcattataatCTTTTGTCTTAAAGTCTACAACTAAATGATGTTTCAAAATTgtatcaatcaatttttacatttgttagtttaattaaaaaaagaaaagtaattacgaagaaaaaaagaatcatTATTTTCTATCTTTGTTATCATTTAATCAATCAGAAGGTAATtatcttatttaaattacctttaatttttgtaccatttcttttttaattacaaacgatacaataacattttcaaaatgaataatGATGAAAGTGCTAGGCGTAATTTATATGCTAAAGTCCTTTGTAAGacttcgaaaatttatttctattaataattatttaaattttatccgcttatttattaaataattatatcgtGTTCATTAATTATGAGTTATCGACAAACAACACTTTCAAGTGTTATAGTAATCAGAAATATACgcgatatatttaaaaaagaaatgaattattattattattttaatcacgacaacttttattaataactggCTACTTGACTTCTTTTACGTAAGCCTCCAATTCAGCGTCCAACTCTTCAGCAGTTGGGGTTTTCGCTGGTGTTCTAGTACCTCCTCCTCGTCCACCGGCACCTCGTCTTCCACTCGCACCACCGCGACCTGTAATTCAATAATTGacaataagtaatttataaaattacgataatgaagaaaatttgattaattaatttttaaaaaattacagcagagttgaaaaaaatttggtaagtaaatttatgatcctgaagttggaagacaatttttgaattttttttttatcaacaaatcaattgtaagaaaaaataaattgcacaTGTGGAAACTCAAAAAAGCtataaatacaatttt
This genomic interval carries:
- the LOC103579607 gene encoding uncharacterized protein LOC103579607, which gives rise to MPRVKFGQNQVDLQNEIINLKRQLTITLDENHLLKVKIRRLENEIRKKDKYIDYFFIKNREQSFDNRRIIYEKTSNAIQKLKKENDDLKELILKRDIEDQKREYDIKRMLLYGQTDKTYRKPLRKSSHSLNHDLPGVKKLESLSDSNTISKNVYRTFAENLYNLESTKDYLNSLFTTRADVEKLVDTINNLKEQQDIDRKIIHARDSEIIRLASELNEIKEQLSIEKISSSLSPIVKHDYSNSKNKKFDRSKRCTIESAEFESSHKPKDIKVERKPIKHKTSRRLEPVWELSENELSSVSDKSETELYNEDISKKTEIEYIIDSEVSSDGEDIYLLNNLGSYHRKTIGTMSNNRND
- the LOC103579609 gene encoding ADP-ribosylation factor-like protein 6-interacting protein 1, which translates into the protein KMECWREIILPLNSILLWEKSWYPGLIFGATSLIFFMIWMMEPAFLTIVSMTLLLLALADYLVPIVASTFISSSAWNGQKERKLDEICQSVSEILLQAQAIWKFILNARSNRPNFYYGSITLCLSLLAWIGNVVNNLLLIYLTLMVVLLLPGLRHKGRAQSTFKSLYNQLMNRNIKQA
- the LOC103579610 gene encoding ubiquitin-conjugating enzyme E2 S, whose translation is MSSISNVENFSPQIIRRVAKEMTELVSHPPEGIRVIINDEDVTDIQAVIEGPAGTPYADGHFRVKLALGKDFPQGPPKAFFLTKIFHPNVAKNGEICVNTLKKDWKSDLGIKHILLTVKCLLIVPNAESALNEEAGKMLLEKYDDYSERAKMMTEIHAQGGGKGSKVGLESCTSSEIGGPLPKKHASDKKITAEKKKMLRDKKRTLKRL